The following coding sequences are from one Reyranella humidisoli window:
- a CDS encoding M48 family metallopeptidase, which produces MAARYYDGHTAGVQEVMLRVTASELVIYRPADSSIVARWPVADLSVLGDSQHEAVPPVTVRGSEARLVIEDPAWRKQLAALVPALKPLALEPVKVAPRLGAYSLAIVALIGLFWSAVEYGTGYAAPLLPYSWQVKLGETVLDQLIADEEECTGKAGLAAINRLANDLAKEAGYKHEVTVHVVKGGPVNALTLPGSILVFYSDLIDQATSTQVAGVLAHEIGHVVHYHPTKGLVRAYGIDLLIKLLSGGYSDVLSTFGTGGSALLALRNGRAFEREADETGVRLLEKGGLRADGVSTFFEQMLKTKPGDAAQEAGIWSSHPPTQERIAATKRPPSGKLPFSTAEWQALKNVCK; this is translated from the coding sequence ATGGCCGCCCGATATTATGACGGCCATACCGCCGGGGTGCAGGAAGTGATGCTGCGCGTCACCGCCAGCGAGCTGGTGATCTATCGGCCAGCGGATTCGAGCATCGTCGCGCGCTGGCCGGTCGCGGACCTTTCCGTGCTGGGCGATTCGCAGCACGAGGCCGTGCCACCCGTGACCGTGCGCGGCAGCGAGGCGCGGCTGGTGATCGAGGATCCGGCCTGGCGCAAGCAGCTCGCCGCGCTGGTGCCGGCGTTGAAGCCGCTGGCGCTCGAGCCGGTGAAGGTCGCGCCGCGGCTCGGCGCCTATTCGCTGGCGATCGTCGCGCTGATCGGCCTGTTCTGGAGCGCGGTTGAATACGGCACCGGCTATGCCGCGCCGCTTCTGCCCTATTCGTGGCAGGTGAAGCTCGGCGAGACGGTGCTCGACCAGTTGATTGCGGACGAGGAGGAGTGCACGGGCAAGGCCGGCCTCGCCGCGATCAACCGGCTGGCCAACGATCTCGCGAAGGAAGCGGGTTACAAGCACGAGGTCACGGTGCATGTCGTCAAGGGCGGCCCGGTCAATGCCCTCACCCTGCCAGGTTCCATCCTCGTCTTCTATTCGGACCTGATCGACCAGGCGACCAGCACGCAGGTCGCGGGCGTTCTGGCGCACGAGATTGGCCATGTCGTGCACTACCATCCGACCAAGGGGCTGGTGCGCGCCTACGGGATCGACCTTCTGATCAAGCTCCTGAGTGGCGGTTATTCGGACGTGCTCAGCACCTTCGGCACCGGCGGCAGCGCGCTGCTGGCGCTGCGCAACGGCCGGGCCTTCGAGCGCGAGGCCGACGAGACCGGCGTCCGCCTGCTCGAGAAAGGCGGCCTGCGCGCCGACGGCGTCTCGACCTTCTTCGAGCAGATGCTGAAGACCAAACCCGGGGACGCTGCCCAGGAAGCCGGCATCTGGTCGAGCCATCCGCCGACGCAGGAGCGTATCGCCGCCACCAAGCGCCCGCCGTCGGGCAAGCTGCCGTTCAGCACGGCGGAATGGCAGGCACTGAAGAACGTGTGCAAGTAG
- a CDS encoding YjgN family protein, with product MSEASSPWQQAASEPANRPSPETSGPSGPTSPPGTAWQPDLTPSQPVYDGRLGELYAIYLRHLALMLVTLGWSRFWGRTRIRRYVWNHMSVLGDRFEYRGRGRELMIGFLLALLLIAAWAGLMYVVWIYVFHQKPFASFGMFDIFSLSVFLIGFPLAYVGHYAGLRYKLSRTRWRGIRCGMAGSAWRYGAIAMFLHFANASTAYLLTPVVSVNLARPRIVNARVGTQGFTFAGRAGDIYGRYIGYYFLNILAWAIAAGATFALIGGTIESLGFTFEDLQKLFSHPSLRTVVVVLAVGFAAYLLFGLLILPLRCWWQAYLMRYLVTRSRAGNVLFATALSTRQMWGFLVLNYLIVLLTLGIGWPWVMHRTMKLIAGQLWIYGAPLGGDIRQPTDLGPTYGEGLLDLFDVSGV from the coding sequence TTGAGTGAAGCGTCTTCTCCCTGGCAGCAGGCGGCGAGTGAGCCGGCAAACCGGCCGAGCCCCGAAACGTCCGGCCCATCTGGCCCGACCTCCCCGCCCGGCACGGCCTGGCAACCCGACCTGACACCGAGCCAGCCGGTCTATGACGGGCGGCTGGGCGAACTCTATGCAATCTACCTGCGCCATCTGGCGCTGATGCTGGTGACGCTCGGCTGGTCGCGCTTCTGGGGCCGCACGCGCATCCGCCGTTATGTCTGGAACCATATGTCGGTGCTGGGCGACCGCTTCGAATATCGCGGCCGCGGGCGGGAGCTGATGATCGGCTTCCTGCTGGCGCTCCTGCTGATCGCGGCGTGGGCCGGGCTGATGTACGTGGTCTGGATATACGTCTTCCACCAGAAGCCGTTCGCCAGTTTCGGCATGTTCGACATCTTCTCGCTGTCGGTGTTCCTGATCGGCTTTCCGCTGGCCTATGTCGGGCACTATGCAGGCCTGCGCTACAAGCTCTCGCGCACGCGCTGGCGCGGGATCCGCTGCGGCATGGCGGGCTCGGCCTGGCGCTACGGCGCCATCGCGATGTTCCTTCATTTCGCCAACGCCTCGACGGCCTATCTGCTCACGCCGGTCGTATCCGTGAATCTGGCGCGGCCGCGCATCGTCAACGCGCGGGTCGGCACGCAGGGCTTCACCTTCGCGGGCCGCGCCGGTGACATCTACGGCCGCTACATCGGCTATTACTTCCTGAACATCCTGGCCTGGGCGATCGCGGCCGGCGCCACATTCGCCCTGATCGGCGGCACGATCGAAAGCCTGGGCTTCACGTTCGAGGATCTCCAGAAGCTCTTCTCCCATCCCAGCCTGCGGACCGTCGTGGTCGTGCTGGCCGTCGGCTTCGCCGCCTATCTGCTGTTCGGCCTGCTGATCCTGCCGCTGCGCTGCTGGTGGCAGGCCTACCTCATGCGCTACCTCGTGACCCGCAGCCGCGCCGGCAACGTGCTGTTCGCGACGGCGCTGTCGACGCGCCAGATGTGGGGCTTCCTGGTGCTGAACTACCTGATCGTGCTGCTGACCCTGGGCATCGGCTGGCCATGGGTCATGCACCGCACGATGAAGCTGATCGCGGGACAACTCTGGATCTACGGCGCGCCGCTGGGTGGCGACATCCGCCAGCCCACCGACCTCGGCCCGACCTACGGCGAGGGCCTGCTCGACCTGTTCGACGTGAGCGGGGTCTGA
- a CDS encoding ATP-grasp domain-containing protein encodes MRPHIVLATSADDPGITASDRLYAAALERRGCRVTGAPWDGPREAFDGADAVVLRSTWGYYRALDAFRAWTEAIAASTRLFNPIELVRWNLRKDYVAKLDAAGVRVPRSFVVTCDAAAVGRVFDETGWDRAVVKPASGASGHSVELLQRPTIAKQIAALSDEARASGVVVQEFLPEIGEGELSLAYFDGVFSHALRKRPPPGEFRSNSRFNPTRTAETPPSEVTAQGAACLASLPTMPLYARVDGVVRDGTLIVIEVEVLEPALFMDFEPASAERFAEATLKRLAP; translated from the coding sequence ATGCGCCCGCACATCGTTCTCGCCACCTCGGCCGACGACCCGGGGATCACCGCCTCCGACCGCCTGTACGCCGCGGCCCTGGAGCGGCGGGGCTGTCGCGTCACCGGCGCGCCTTGGGACGGACCGCGCGAGGCTTTCGACGGCGCCGATGCCGTCGTGTTGCGCTCGACCTGGGGCTATTATCGCGCGCTCGACGCATTCCGCGCCTGGACGGAGGCGATCGCGGCGTCGACGCGGCTGTTCAATCCCATCGAGCTGGTGCGCTGGAACCTGCGCAAGGACTATGTGGCCAAGCTCGACGCGGCAGGTGTGCGCGTGCCGCGCAGTTTCGTGGTGACTTGCGACGCCGCGGCGGTCGGGCGCGTCTTCGACGAAACCGGTTGGGACCGCGCCGTGGTGAAGCCTGCCAGCGGTGCGTCGGGCCATTCCGTCGAACTGCTGCAGCGCCCCACGATCGCGAAACAGATCGCGGCGCTCTCCGACGAGGCGCGCGCCTCGGGGGTGGTCGTGCAGGAATTCCTGCCCGAGATCGGCGAGGGCGAACTGTCGCTCGCCTATTTCGACGGCGTGTTCAGTCACGCCCTGCGCAAGCGGCCGCCACCCGGCGAGTTCCGCTCCAATTCCCGCTTCAACCCGACCCGCACCGCTGAGACACCGCCATCCGAGGTCACGGCTCAGGGCGCCGCCTGCCTCGCCAGTTTGCCCACGATGCCGCTCTACGCGCGGGTCGATGGCGTGGTGCGCGATGGCACGCTCATCGTGATCGAAGTCGAAGTGCTGGAGCCGGCACTGTTCATGGACTTCGAGCCGGCTTCGGCGGAGCGCTTCGCTGAAGCGACGTTGAAGCGTCTCGCGCCCTGA
- a CDS encoding chlorite dismutase family protein — protein MPPPLPVTFAAGSAGPWHIERLSRVAGPGLPAATHLAMTDLPGASWRLRGVVSHPRYSTAAELKTLAGVQAGLGRPEATCAALIPIRKSEAWWSMAQDERRAVFEDRSRHIALSMKYLPAIARRLHHARDLGEPFDFLTWFEFAPEHEAAFDDLLGELRASPEWTYVEREVEIRVRRID, from the coding sequence ATGCCGCCGCCCCTTCCCGTGACGTTCGCCGCCGGTTCCGCCGGCCCGTGGCACATCGAGCGCCTGTCGCGCGTGGCCGGCCCCGGTCTTCCGGCGGCCACGCATCTCGCGATGACCGACCTGCCCGGGGCGAGCTGGCGCCTGCGCGGGGTCGTCAGTCATCCGCGCTATTCGACGGCGGCCGAGTTGAAGACGCTGGCCGGGGTTCAGGCCGGGCTGGGCCGCCCTGAAGCGACCTGCGCGGCGCTGATCCCGATCCGCAAGTCGGAGGCCTGGTGGTCGATGGCGCAGGACGAGCGCCGTGCCGTCTTCGAGGATCGCTCGCGACACATCGCGTTGTCGATGAAGTACCTGCCCGCCATCGCGCGCCGCCTTCATCATGCACGCGACCTCGGCGAGCCCTTCGACTTCCTCACCTGGTTCGAGTTCGCGCCCGAGCACGAGGCGGCTTTCGACGATCTCCTCGGTGAACTGCGTGCCAGTCCCGAATGGACCTATGTCGAGCGCGAGGTCGAGATCCGAGTGCGGCGCATCGACTGA